The segment CATCCTCATTCAAGGTGTTCAGTAAGATGACAGAGGTTCCATAATATAAAATCTTGGGTTGTATCGTTTCAGTGTTCATCATTTGCTTCGTATGGTCCATTGTATTTCTCCTCCCCTATTGTAGATTCTACTTCAGTGTATAATATAAATAATTCAACACTCATCGAAGTATGGAATGCATAAAGGAGGGTTAGGATGCAGGCAAATCCGAATGTTGCTATAATCGCAGCTCTAGTGAGTGAAGCTTCACGGGCGGCAATATTAACTGTTTTACTGGATGGAAGGTTCCATTCGGCGAGCGAGTTAGCATATATGGCTAGAATCAAGCCTCAAACGGCAAGCTTTCATTTAGCGAAAATGATCGATGCTAACGTGGTTACCGCTCTGAAACAAGGGAGACATCGTTACTTTGCGATTGGAGATCAAGAGGTTGCGCGGGTGATGGAATCCTTATTGTCTATTGCTCCGCCCGTGACAGTTAAGTCTTTAAGGCAATCCTCGCAGGACAAGGCGTTGCGTTATGCCAGAACATGTTATGACCATCTCGCCGGGAATGTGGGGGTGCAACTAACTGATGCATTGCTAAGCAGCGG is part of the Paenibacillus sp. FSL M7-0420 genome and harbors:
- a CDS encoding ArsR/SmtB family transcription factor; translation: MQANPNVAIIAALVSEASRAAILTVLLDGRFHSASELAYMARIKPQTASFHLAKMIDANVVTALKQGRHRYFAIGDQEVARVMESLLSIAPPVTVKSLRQSSQDKALRYARTCYDHLAGNVGVQLTDALLSSGILLEEEDRYTVTERGERFFADFGVDLNEAATKRRLFSHQCLDWSERRHHLAGALGNALLERVLELDWVRRLPGTRAVQVTDEGKAGFEEVFSLDLN